From a single Halodesulfovibrio marinisediminis DSM 17456 genomic region:
- a CDS encoding carbon starvation CstA family protein: MVYFFLAVAALIVGYLVYSKVVEANFGADTCRATPACRLEDGVDFVKMNKKQAYLIQLLNIAGLGPIFGPILGALYGPTALVWIVIGSIFAGGVHDYFSGMMSVRYDGKSIPDAVGYNLGKFAKQFMNVFSIVLLLLVGVVFVLGPAELLAKKIGFGFDNITYAKYTWTALIFGYYFIATILPVDKIIGRLYPLFAVTLIIMAFGLSFMLIWDGYEFYPNGLSLANTNPQGLPLWPLIFITIACGAISGFHATQSPLMARCIPDEQCGRPVFYGAMIGEGLIALVWATLGMTFYKTPDALQAVISNGGPAAVVDQISVTLMGPIGGFLAIIGVIALPITSGDTAFRSARLIIADFFDMPQKAAIKRLLIAVPLFAVGFLITRTEFSVIWRYFGFANSTLATIVLWTAGVYLVRHAKNYWIAVIPAVFLTGVVSTYLANAKIGFNLPYDISCWFGVIIAAGCFVWFMVRKGSLKVDPDAADGPGFIG, translated from the coding sequence ATGGTATATTTCTTTTTGGCAGTAGCTGCTCTGATTGTGGGCTATCTAGTTTATAGTAAGGTGGTAGAAGCAAACTTTGGTGCAGATACCTGTAGAGCCACTCCTGCCTGCAGACTGGAAGACGGTGTAGACTTTGTTAAGATGAATAAGAAGCAGGCATATCTTATCCAGCTTCTCAACATTGCTGGTCTGGGACCTATTTTTGGTCCTATTCTCGGTGCACTGTACGGCCCGACAGCTCTTGTATGGATTGTTATAGGTAGTATTTTTGCCGGTGGCGTACACGATTACTTTTCAGGTATGATGTCTGTCCGCTACGATGGTAAGTCAATTCCGGATGCTGTTGGCTACAACCTTGGGAAGTTCGCCAAGCAGTTTATGAATGTTTTTTCCATCGTTCTCCTGCTGTTAGTAGGGGTCGTTTTTGTACTCGGTCCGGCAGAACTCTTGGCTAAAAAAATCGGTTTCGGGTTCGATAACATTACCTATGCAAAGTATACATGGACAGCACTCATCTTCGGTTACTACTTCATCGCAACAATTCTTCCTGTGGATAAAATTATTGGTCGTCTCTATCCTCTTTTTGCCGTAACTCTCATCATTATGGCGTTTGGCTTAAGCTTTATGCTTATTTGGGATGGCTACGAATTCTATCCAAATGGTCTTTCCCTTGCTAACACTAACCCGCAAGGCTTACCTCTCTGGCCGCTTATCTTCATTACCATCGCATGTGGTGCTATTTCCGGTTTCCATGCTACTCAGTCCCCACTCATGGCCCGTTGTATTCCGGACGAACAATGCGGACGTCCTGTATTCTATGGTGCAATGATCGGTGAAGGACTCATCGCTCTCGTATGGGCAACCTTAGGTATGACCTTCTACAAAACTCCAGATGCTCTGCAAGCAGTTATCTCCAATGGTGGCCCAGCAGCCGTAGTTGATCAGATTTCTGTAACGCTCATGGGGCCTATCGGTGGTTTCCTCGCAATTATCGGTGTAATCGCACTCCCGATTACTTCTGGTGATACCGCGTTTCGTTCTGCACGCCTCATTATTGCAGACTTTTTTGATATGCCACAGAAGGCTGCCATCAAGCGTCTTCTTATCGCGGTACCGTTGTTTGCAGTTGGCTTCCTTATTACCAGAACTGAATTCTCCGTTATCTGGCGTTACTTTGGTTTTGCGAACTCAACACTCGCAACCATTGTACTCTGGACTGCCGGTGTTTACCTTGTTCGACATGCCAAGAACTACTGGATCGCCGTTATTCCGGCTGTTTTCTTGACTGGTGTGGTTAGCACTTACCTTGCAAACGCTAAAATTGGCTTTAACCTCCCGTATGACATATCTTGCTGGTTCGGCGTGATCATCGCAGCTGGTTGTTTTGTTTGGTTTATGGTGAGAAAAGGTTCACTTAAAGTAGATCCTGATGCCGCTGATGGTCCTGGATTTATTGGATAG
- a CDS encoding LysR family transcriptional regulator, with the protein MNITIRQIELFLSLMRNPHIGAVAQEHFLTHSAVSMAIKALEQTVGERLFDRISNRLVPNENGKILMECLEPAFEQIRDVETLFKRDRMAGVLRVGASSTFADYILPQVLYAFKTKYPQSQVEVLNFNSEQVVEQVESGEISLGFIEGDYESRSAEFEEIYKEELVVVTADKYLAGSQEYQLSELLDLDWILREQGSGTRQTMWNHLGQSKKDLNIFMELEHMEAIKSVLKNPGTLSCMSPFSFQRELAKGELFPVQLEGIRLKRSLYAVMNRQKYRSNLLNQFVFDVREHLAKMLPQIAGEEE; encoded by the coding sequence ATGAATATTACCATCAGGCAAATCGAATTATTCCTTTCGCTTATGCGTAATCCACATATTGGAGCAGTAGCTCAGGAGCACTTCTTGACGCACTCTGCAGTTTCAATGGCGATTAAAGCATTAGAGCAGACTGTGGGTGAACGATTGTTCGACCGAATCAGCAATAGGCTCGTACCCAACGAGAATGGTAAAATTCTTATGGAGTGTCTTGAGCCTGCGTTTGAGCAGATACGTGACGTTGAAACCTTGTTTAAGCGTGACAGAATGGCTGGCGTGCTTCGTGTTGGCGCAAGCTCTACCTTTGCGGACTACATCCTTCCGCAAGTTCTCTATGCGTTCAAAACAAAATATCCTCAGAGTCAGGTTGAGGTTCTTAACTTCAACTCAGAGCAGGTTGTAGAGCAGGTCGAGAGTGGCGAGATTAGTTTAGGCTTTATTGAGGGTGATTATGAATCACGTTCTGCTGAGTTTGAGGAAATTTATAAAGAAGAGCTGGTTGTTGTGACCGCTGACAAATATTTAGCGGGATCACAGGAATATCAGTTGTCAGAATTGTTGGATCTGGACTGGATTCTGCGTGAGCAGGGATCTGGTACTCGTCAGACAATGTGGAACCATCTGGGACAGTCCAAAAAAGATTTAAATATCTTTATGGAACTTGAGCACATGGAAGCTATTAAGTCTGTCTTGAAGAATCCGGGAACGTTGAGTTGTATGTCTCCGTTCAGCTTCCAGCGCGAGTTGGCAAAAGGCGAGCTGTTCCCTGTACAGCTTGAGGGCATACGCCTTAAACGTAGTTTGTATGCCGTTATGAACCGGCAGAAGTATCGTTCCAACCTGCTTAATCAGTTTGTATTTGATGTACGAGAACATCTTGCGAAGATGTTACCTCAGATTGCAGGAGAAGAAGAGTAA
- a CDS encoding ChaN family lipoprotein has product MGLTLRILFSVVMIMGGCALAQPPLSRAAPAPSVHETEQAKSATPQPASPQPSEGEFFNANGTKASLSDVLALAKSSDYILIGETHNVTCDHIVQAKLIAALAESDIRFTVGMEMFSLDKQPQLDAVNAGIISQAEFPEKVDWKNAWGFPYPLYEPIIEKIYAHKIEIYALNFPFEIARKIGDVGVEDLTPEERQYLPENPIPAMKEQEEELAKIHDHHVELMTKDKKNPKAAEVAKKSLAHYRKRFFLIQSMWDTGMAEQAVAIRKKTNIPMVILSGTGHVEHGWGIAYRLSKLDPEAKVLLIVPWRDTKPLVAEKGHVQFYCPLTKQSRLGFTLRMESDGATILKLEDSSVAYKAGFHVGDKIIKVGGMDVDSMMTLHRAGVKAAKEGTDMVFTIIRGGKEESISMPVPEHAHSS; this is encoded by the coding sequence ATGGGATTAACCCTCAGGATTCTTTTTTCTGTAGTGATGATAATGGGTGGTTGCGCTTTGGCGCAACCGCCTCTTTCCCGCGCCGCTCCTGCTCCGTCTGTTCATGAAACAGAGCAAGCCAAATCGGCGACACCTCAACCTGCCAGCCCCCAACCCTCCGAAGGCGAATTTTTTAATGCCAACGGCACAAAAGCTTCCCTTTCAGACGTTCTCGCCCTCGCAAAATCAAGCGACTACATCCTCATAGGCGAAACCCACAACGTTACTTGCGACCACATTGTTCAGGCAAAACTTATTGCTGCACTAGCGGAATCAGACATACGTTTTACTGTGGGCATGGAAATGTTTTCGTTGGATAAGCAGCCGCAGCTTGATGCAGTTAATGCCGGCATTATTTCCCAGGCTGAGTTTCCAGAAAAAGTTGATTGGAAAAACGCATGGGGATTTCCGTATCCTCTCTATGAACCCATTATTGAAAAAATTTATGCGCATAAAATTGAGATCTATGCACTCAATTTTCCTTTTGAAATTGCCAGAAAAATAGGTGACGTGGGGGTAGAGGATCTTACACCGGAAGAGCGTCAATATTTGCCTGAAAATCCTATTCCAGCCATGAAAGAGCAGGAAGAGGAGTTGGCAAAGATTCATGATCACCATGTTGAGCTGATGACAAAGGATAAGAAAAATCCGAAAGCAGCTGAAGTTGCGAAAAAGTCCTTAGCCCATTACCGCAAACGTTTTTTCCTTATCCAGTCGATGTGGGATACTGGTATGGCGGAACAGGCTGTTGCGATACGCAAGAAAACCAATATTCCAATGGTCATTCTGTCCGGTACCGGTCATGTTGAGCATGGCTGGGGGATTGCGTACCGTCTTTCCAAGCTTGATCCTGAAGCAAAGGTACTTTTGATTGTCCCTTGGCGGGATACAAAGCCGCTTGTCGCAGAAAAAGGGCATGTTCAGTTTTATTGTCCACTGACAAAACAAAGCAGACTCGGCTTTACGTTGCGCATGGAAAGTGATGGAGCAACTATTTTAAAGTTGGAAGATTCATCTGTTGCGTACAAAGCAGGCTTCCATGTAGGTGATAAAATCATCAAGGTTGGTGGAATGGACGTTGATTCCATGATGACCCTCCATAGAGCAGGTGTAAAAGCTGCCAAAGAGGGAACAGACATGGTCTTTACAATAATCAGGGGTGGCAAAGAGGAATCAATCTCTATGCCGGTACCGGAACACGCACACTCATCATAA
- the mutM gene encoding bifunctional DNA-formamidopyrimidine glycosylase/DNA-(apurinic or apyrimidinic site) lyase, whose product MPELPEVETIASGLLPMLADQTIEKVTILNDSSVEGRYFALEHFVAGRKITHVYRRGKLLLMDLSIPKEYENELPVPRSEYPLQLAFHLKMSGRLFVYPHETPPARHTRIIFDLSNGNRLFFDDMRKFGFCRAMAPCDFLNWQFWQQLGPEPLTIKTEDFVALFHSRRTRIKAALLDQKVLAGIGNIYADESLFRAGIRPDKPANEISKKDLGLLHVKIKEVLKQAILECGSSIRDYRDAHGDAGAFQNKFLVYGRTGQDCRVCGQPLKTEKIAGRTTVFCENCQK is encoded by the coding sequence ATGCCAGAATTACCAGAAGTCGAAACCATTGCCTCCGGTCTGTTACCGATGCTGGCAGATCAGACAATAGAAAAAGTAACCATCCTTAATGACAGCAGTGTGGAAGGTCGATATTTTGCGCTGGAACATTTCGTAGCAGGACGTAAAATTACGCATGTATACAGACGAGGCAAGTTGCTGCTTATGGATCTTTCGATTCCTAAAGAGTATGAAAATGAACTTCCTGTTCCGCGTTCAGAGTATCCTTTGCAGCTTGCATTTCATTTAAAGATGTCTGGTAGATTGTTTGTGTATCCCCATGAAACACCACCAGCACGGCATACACGCATAATTTTTGATTTAAGCAACGGCAATCGTCTGTTCTTTGATGATATGCGTAAGTTCGGTTTTTGCCGTGCGATGGCTCCGTGTGATTTTTTAAATTGGCAGTTTTGGCAGCAGTTGGGACCTGAACCTCTTACTATTAAAACCGAAGATTTTGTTGCTTTGTTCCACTCGCGTAGAACTCGTATTAAGGCTGCGTTGCTTGATCAGAAGGTTCTGGCGGGAATAGGGAATATCTACGCTGACGAATCTCTTTTTAGAGCTGGAATTCGTCCGGATAAGCCCGCGAATGAGATTTCTAAAAAGGATCTTGGGCTGCTGCATGTAAAGATAAAAGAGGTGCTCAAACAGGCTATACTTGAATGTGGTTCGTCCATTCGTGATTATCGCGATGCTCACGGAGACGCCGGTGCGTTTCAGAATAAGTTTCTTGTCTATGGACGTACTGGCCAAGATTGTCGTGTTTGCGGGCAGCCGCTTAAGACTGAAAAAATAGCAGGGCGAACGACTGTATTTTGTGAGAATTGCCAGAAGTAG
- a CDS encoding phenylacetate--CoA ligase family protein: MTRKDRTEGIYSRREVLDESERRQFYLIQLKDLLTYAYRYSEDVKKRFDRAQFQVEKFKSLSDLKHIPILKKKELIFLQSMGPRLGGLLTKDLGELKRVFLSPGPIFDPEDRTDDYWGYTEGFYSAGFRPGDVAQITFNYHLAPAGLMFEEPLRNLGCATVPAGPGNAATQLEIMQKLRVSGYVGTPSYLMHLAQKAEEKGLNLRKDLYLEVAFVTGERISEKMRSSLEKKFDLIMRQGYGTADVGCIGYECYHKTGLHIANRTFVEICHPDTGIPLKDGEVGEIVVTAFNKTYPLIRLATGDLGYIDRSPCPCGRTSPRLGSIVGRVDTTARIKGMFVYPHQVEQVMARFEEIKRWQIEVTNPGGIDEMTLYVEASNFKRGDELLHQFREKIKLRPELKVLTPGSLPPQIRPIEDKRIWD; the protein is encoded by the coding sequence ATGACCCGTAAAGACCGTACAGAAGGCATATATAGCCGACGTGAAGTGCTCGACGAAAGCGAACGTCGTCAATTTTACCTTATCCAGCTTAAAGACCTTCTTACCTACGCATACCGCTACTCAGAAGACGTTAAAAAACGTTTTGACCGTGCTCAGTTTCAGGTAGAAAAGTTTAAGTCTCTTTCCGATCTTAAACACATTCCTATCCTTAAGAAGAAAGAACTTATCTTCTTGCAGTCCATGGGCCCTCGCCTTGGTGGTCTTCTCACCAAAGACCTTGGCGAACTGAAGCGTGTTTTCCTTTCCCCTGGTCCAATTTTTGACCCAGAAGATCGCACTGATGATTACTGGGGTTACACCGAAGGTTTCTATTCTGCCGGTTTCCGTCCGGGTGACGTAGCGCAGATTACCTTTAACTACCATCTTGCACCTGCTGGCCTCATGTTTGAAGAGCCACTGCGTAACCTCGGCTGTGCAACTGTACCTGCTGGCCCAGGTAATGCTGCAACTCAGCTGGAAATCATGCAAAAGTTGCGCGTAAGCGGGTATGTTGGAACTCCAAGCTACCTGATGCACCTTGCACAGAAAGCAGAAGAAAAAGGTTTGAACCTGCGTAAAGATCTCTACCTCGAAGTTGCGTTTGTAACAGGTGAGCGTATCTCTGAGAAAATGCGTTCTTCTCTCGAGAAGAAGTTCGACCTTATCATGCGTCAGGGTTACGGCACTGCAGACGTTGGTTGTATCGGTTACGAATGTTACCATAAAACCGGCCTGCACATTGCCAACAGAACTTTTGTTGAAATCTGTCATCCTGATACTGGTATTCCTCTTAAAGACGGCGAAGTTGGTGAAATTGTTGTTACTGCATTCAACAAAACTTACCCGCTTATTCGTCTTGCAACCGGCGACCTCGGTTACATTGACAGATCTCCTTGCCCATGTGGTCGTACCTCTCCGCGTCTCGGCTCCATTGTTGGTCGCGTAGATACCACCGCTCGTATTAAAGGTATGTTCGTTTACCCACATCAGGTTGAACAGGTTATGGCACGCTTTGAGGAAATCAAGCGTTGGCAGATCGAAGTTACCAACCCGGGTGGCATTGACGAAATGACCTTGTACGTTGAAGCAAGCAACTTTAAACGTGGGGATGAACTGCTGCACCAGTTCCGTGAAAAAATTAAACTTCGTCCGGAGCTCAAGGTGCTTACTCCTGGCTCACTGCCTCCGCAGATTCGTCCTATCGAGGACAAAAGGATATGGGATTAA
- a CDS encoding tRNA (adenine-N1)-methyltransferase, whose translation MIKQGELVLLVGPRGKRVMRRAELGNDIHGNDGILKMEDIMAAGYGSVVFTHKEKPYRVQRPSLHDLVKGVKRQTQVIYPKDIGYICMKLGVGNGSKIIEAGSGSGSLTLAMSWFAGEKGEIHTHEAREEFMKLARRNLDWAGVGQNVTLYNHNIENGFLVDDADALFLDVRDPWEYVKFIPGAVKAGAMVGFLVPTVDQVSSLLTELEKGPFDEVEVSELLVRNWKPVPDRLRPNDRMVAHTGFLIFARHQEGLEALEGHKYVGTRERKQEAARKERLAAAKEESAE comes from the coding sequence ATGATTAAGCAAGGCGAATTGGTTCTGCTTGTTGGCCCGCGCGGAAAACGCGTTATGCGTCGTGCAGAACTCGGTAATGATATACATGGCAATGACGGCATTCTTAAAATGGAAGACATCATGGCTGCCGGTTACGGCAGTGTTGTTTTTACCCATAAAGAAAAGCCATACCGCGTGCAACGCCCTTCGTTGCACGATCTTGTGAAAGGCGTCAAGCGTCAGACACAGGTTATCTATCCAAAAGATATTGGCTACATTTGTATGAAGCTTGGTGTAGGTAACGGTTCTAAAATTATTGAAGCAGGTTCCGGTTCCGGTAGCCTCACTCTTGCTATGAGCTGGTTTGCTGGTGAAAAGGGTGAAATTCACACTCACGAAGCCCGTGAAGAGTTCATGAAGCTTGCTCGTCGTAACCTCGACTGGGCAGGTGTTGGTCAGAACGTAACCCTGTACAACCATAACATCGAAAACGGCTTTCTCGTTGATGATGCCGATGCACTTTTCCTTGATGTTCGTGATCCTTGGGAATACGTAAAATTTATTCCGGGTGCGGTTAAAGCTGGCGCAATGGTTGGCTTCCTCGTTCCTACTGTAGATCAGGTTTCCAGCCTTCTTACCGAATTGGAAAAAGGTCCTTTTGACGAAGTTGAAGTATCTGAGCTTCTCGTTCGTAACTGGAAACCAGTGCCGGATCGTCTGCGTCCAAACGATCGTATGGTTGCACACACCGGTTTCCTTATTTTTGCGCGCCATCAGGAAGGTCTTGAAGCTCTCGAAGGCCACAAATACGTTGGCACCCGTGAACGTAAGCAGGAAGCGGCACGTAAAGAACGTCTTGCAGCAGCAAAAGAAGAATCTGCAGAATAA
- a CDS encoding radical SAM protein produces MKFTYIFGPVYSGRLGHSLGLDLLGDRICSMDCLYCEVGRTEELTLTRKPYVPAEDLLNELRRWRDEHSNNLPDYVTLGGSGEPCLNSELDIIIKGCKQILPSVPVAVLTNSTLLCNPEVQQALREADAVLPSLDSLVDKEFAKLNRPCGGVNAAHIAECLIEFSKNYSGKIFLEILLSQGINDSQENLTLLKEYVTRLQPHRVDVTTLSRPGAFSLAKAVAPDVRKEWQNALSECVTRFDANGSASHQRATQENAPPAAASQPATGNFADLPEQDRSAVKERVLESLTRRPQTPSQLAIALTLPLSNVLGALDTLEHEGAIYKSEPDRTATLNTDEPFYSCQ; encoded by the coding sequence ATGAAGTTTACATATATTTTTGGTCCGGTGTATTCAGGAAGACTCGGTCATTCTCTCGGCCTCGACCTCCTCGGAGATCGAATCTGCTCCATGGACTGCCTCTACTGCGAAGTAGGCAGAACAGAAGAATTGACTTTGACCCGGAAGCCATATGTTCCAGCTGAAGACCTGCTGAATGAATTACGTCGTTGGCGCGACGAGCATAGCAATAACTTGCCTGATTACGTTACTCTGGGAGGCTCAGGGGAGCCGTGTCTAAACAGTGAATTAGACATCATAATTAAAGGCTGCAAACAGATTCTTCCTTCTGTCCCTGTAGCTGTTCTCACTAATAGTACCCTCTTGTGTAATCCTGAAGTGCAACAGGCGCTTAGGGAAGCAGATGCCGTGCTTCCTTCTCTGGATTCACTTGTAGATAAAGAATTTGCGAAATTGAATCGCCCCTGCGGGGGGGTTAACGCCGCACACATTGCTGAATGCCTTATTGAGTTCAGCAAAAACTACAGCGGCAAAATTTTTCTAGAAATATTACTGTCGCAGGGCATTAACGATTCACAAGAGAATCTCACCCTGCTCAAGGAGTATGTAACTCGGTTACAGCCTCATCGTGTTGATGTAACAACATTATCCAGACCCGGTGCCTTTTCCTTGGCAAAAGCTGTTGCCCCAGACGTACGCAAAGAATGGCAAAACGCACTCTCTGAATGCGTAACTCGATTTGATGCCAATGGCTCAGCCAGCCACCAACGCGCTACACAGGAAAACGCACCCCCAGCGGCTGCCTCGCAGCCTGCCACTGGAAACTTTGCGGACTTGCCGGAACAAGACCGGTCAGCCGTAAAAGAACGTGTTCTGGAGTCTCTCACACGCAGACCGCAGACACCTTCGCAGCTTGCGATTGCTCTCACCCTTCCTCTATCCAACGTCCTAGGAGCACTGGACACACTGGAGCATGAAGGCGCCATTTACAAGTCAGAGCCAGACCGCACTGCAACGCTCAACACAGATGAGCCCTTCTACTCCTGCCAGTAG
- a CDS encoding split-Soret cytochrome c: MSNISRRQMIAGVGGVIVGGAVATALPAIAAPSNFAVTPEWIPHKVDPKIGERFGYDGYYHKGYGCCYGAFYAIVGQMAEKHGAPYKDFPFHMMEVGKSGISNWATICGALLGAASAFALFYGRKERKAMVDELFRWYEQTAFPIYKPTSDIVVNKEIPTSVSHSVLCHVSVSRWSYTTGIPAKSKVRSERCGRLTADVSRKAIEILNAKIDGKFEGLYGKQDSVKYCESCHGKGKESPIAKGKQDCTPCHSGSEATENKFKDHP, translated from the coding sequence ATGTCAAATATTTCACGTCGCCAGATGATCGCAGGCGTTGGAGGAGTAATCGTGGGTGGCGCAGTTGCCACAGCTCTTCCTGCTATTGCAGCACCATCTAACTTTGCGGTTACCCCAGAGTGGATTCCACATAAAGTTGATCCTAAAATTGGCGAACGCTTTGGATACGACGGTTACTACCACAAAGGCTACGGCTGTTGTTACGGTGCATTTTACGCCATCGTTGGTCAAATGGCAGAAAAGCACGGTGCTCCATACAAAGATTTTCCATTCCACATGATGGAAGTAGGTAAGTCCGGTATTTCAAACTGGGCAACCATCTGTGGCGCATTGCTCGGCGCAGCTTCCGCTTTCGCGCTCTTCTACGGTCGTAAAGAGCGTAAAGCCATGGTTGATGAATTATTCCGCTGGTACGAACAGACTGCTTTCCCTATCTACAAACCTACTTCAGATATCGTTGTAAATAAAGAAATTCCAACAAGTGTAAGCCACTCTGTTCTCTGCCACGTTTCTGTTTCCCGCTGGTCTTACACCACCGGAATTCCAGCTAAGTCAAAAGTTCGTTCCGAGCGTTGTGGTCGTCTGACTGCCGATGTTTCCCGCAAAGCTATTGAAATTCTGAACGCAAAAATCGACGGTAAATTTGAAGGCCTCTACGGCAAACAAGATTCCGTTAAATACTGTGAATCCTGTCACGGTAAAGGCAAAGAATCTCCTATCGCTAAAGGCAAGCAAGACTGCACTCCTTGTCACTCTGGTTCGGAAGCTACAGAAAACAAATTTAAAGATCACCCATAG
- a CDS encoding Rne/Rng family ribonuclease, whose translation MVRPRKGKRKMFISTLPGEQVEVLLAEEGIVQEYYVEMVHQQKTKGNIYKGVINNIDTNLQAAFISYGAEKNGFLQIDEVHPEYFLAPHDPTKGKKYPPIQKVLKAGQEILVQVVKEPTGTKGAFLTSYLSIPGRFLVLTPGREQIGVSRKVDDEKERARLKAIFDEQKPGEDLGVIVRTVSMGQPKTSLLRDLRFLKRMWKDVRRKATTEESPSLLYRERDLATRAVRDYLTDEVGEVWIDDEGTAEAVEEFAGLVFPRRGLQVKIHNQPELSMWERFNLQKQLEQIYSREVVLPSGGRLVFDQTEALMAIDINSGKIAGKTNFESMALKTNMEAAQTIAQQLKLRDIGGQIVIDFIEMRDRNHWREVEKTLRNAMKLDRARHDVGKMSRFGLLQIVRQRLGSSALSISTEVCPCCNGSGSRRNMEWQSLQTLKDLLRRLRHNKDASAKYELEVERELAMYMLNQKRERLLELEKTYKVTIEIKIAKA comes from the coding sequence ATGGTCAGACCACGCAAAGGCAAGCGTAAGATGTTTATCAGCACCTTGCCGGGCGAACAGGTTGAAGTTTTGCTCGCCGAAGAAGGCATAGTACAGGAGTACTATGTTGAAATGGTGCATCAGCAGAAAACTAAAGGTAATATCTACAAGGGTGTTATCAACAACATAGACACAAACTTGCAAGCCGCATTCATTTCATACGGTGCAGAAAAAAACGGCTTTCTTCAGATTGATGAAGTACATCCGGAATATTTCCTTGCACCGCATGATCCTACCAAGGGTAAAAAATACCCTCCAATTCAAAAAGTTCTTAAAGCCGGACAAGAAATTCTGGTGCAGGTTGTTAAAGAACCTACCGGAACCAAAGGTGCGTTTCTTACCTCGTACCTCTCCATTCCCGGCCGTTTCCTCGTACTTACACCGGGACGCGAACAAATCGGCGTTTCCCGTAAAGTAGACGACGAAAAAGAACGTGCACGCTTGAAAGCAATCTTTGATGAGCAGAAACCGGGTGAAGACCTCGGTGTAATTGTCCGTACAGTCAGCATGGGACAGCCTAAGACATCCCTGCTTCGCGACTTACGATTCCTCAAAAGAATGTGGAAAGATGTACGCAGAAAAGCCACCACGGAAGAGTCTCCTTCACTTCTCTACCGTGAACGCGACCTCGCAACACGCGCAGTACGTGACTATCTCACAGATGAAGTAGGCGAAGTATGGATTGATGATGAAGGCACCGCAGAAGCAGTGGAAGAGTTTGCAGGACTCGTATTCCCTCGCCGCGGGCTTCAGGTAAAAATCCATAACCAGCCGGAACTCTCCATGTGGGAACGCTTCAACCTGCAAAAACAGCTTGAACAAATTTACTCCCGCGAAGTTGTGCTGCCATCTGGCGGACGTCTGGTATTCGACCAGACAGAGGCACTCATGGCTATCGACATCAACTCCGGTAAAATTGCAGGGAAAACAAATTTCGAATCCATGGCGCTTAAAACCAACATGGAAGCAGCCCAGACCATTGCACAGCAGCTTAAACTGCGTGACATCGGTGGTCAGATTGTTATCGACTTTATTGAAATGCGCGACCGTAACCACTGGCGCGAAGTTGAAAAAACACTCCGCAATGCCATGAAGCTTGACCGCGCGCGCCACGATGTTGGCAAAATGAGCCGTTTCGGCCTGCTCCAGATTGTGCGTCAGCGCCTTGGGTCTTCTGCGCTGTCCATCAGCACGGAAGTCTGTCCATGCTGTAACGGCTCCGGTTCACGCCGAAATATGGAATGGCAGTCTCTGCAGACCCTTAAAGACCTGCTGCGACGCCTGCGTCACAACAAAGATGCATCCGCTAAGTACGAACTCGAAGTTGAGCGCGAACTTGCCATGTACATGCTTAACCAAAAACGCGAACGTCTTCTCGAACTGGAAAAAACCTACAAGGTTACCATCGAGATTAAAATCGCCAAGGCATAA
- a CDS encoding epoxyqueuosine reductase QueH — translation MSRVLLHMCCGPCSITTIKELQSEGLEVTGFFYNPNIHPTKEYLRRREGALEVAERFNIKVIMRDQEYDPQKWFRAMCYREENRCFHCYAMRMERTFSIGRKGNFDYVTTTLLYSRMQKHEEIKKLGEDMTQGGKTKFLYRDFRTGWKEGIETSKDWGVYRQQYCGCLYSEGERYAKEFKETCGLKK, via the coding sequence ATGAGTCGTGTACTCCTGCACATGTGCTGCGGCCCTTGTTCCATAACTACGATCAAGGAGTTGCAAAGCGAAGGACTGGAAGTAACCGGATTCTTCTACAACCCTAACATTCACCCGACAAAGGAATACCTGCGTCGACGTGAAGGAGCACTCGAAGTAGCCGAGCGGTTCAACATCAAGGTCATCATGCGTGACCAGGAATACGACCCGCAAAAATGGTTCCGTGCCATGTGCTACAGAGAAGAAAACCGTTGTTTCCACTGCTACGCCATGCGTATGGAACGCACGTTCTCCATTGGGCGCAAAGGAAACTTCGACTACGTGACCACAACCCTGCTCTACTCCAGAATGCAAAAGCATGAAGAAATCAAAAAACTCGGGGAAGATATGACACAAGGCGGCAAAACCAAGTTTCTGTACCGCGACTTCCGCACCGGCTGGAAAGAGGGCATCGAAACCTCCAAAGACTGGGGCGTATATCGTCAGCAATACTGCGGCTGCCTCTACTCAGAAGGCGAACGCTACGCTAAAGAGTTTAAAGAAACCTGTGGGCTGAAAAAGTAA